A stretch of Sandaracinaceae bacterium DNA encodes these proteins:
- a CDS encoding heparan-alpha-glucosaminide N-acetyltransferase domain-containing protein yields the protein MSESRRIEGIDVARGVASLIMIQGHAYDGWVAPVHKESAAYLFTRLLGSLPLPAFLVLAGAAVVLRVDAARRKGERAEDVRRAVIRRGLMVVVWGYAANAAYALMDGWDGLETFLRADVLHVIGLSIVAFAFFGIRGASIPEKRPLVAAALGLALVPTLICPWVSDLSVPAPLRFVAGLFVDVPGVTLMPFVPLASWLAVGALTSLAMLRARERAPGPKSRAGAPTRTLLVIAGLGLGAAFAGSWATTAMVEALGGTLSRAHPAVWANALDLAGRGVFVLAVAALASLVLPARARAILIRLGQGSLVAYVFHIPFCYGRLGAPIRGQLDMLAASAFVLALMVVSWLVVWGRDRLQSSGSMASS from the coding sequence CGGCGTCGCCTCGCTCATCATGATCCAGGGGCACGCCTACGACGGCTGGGTCGCGCCCGTCCACAAGGAGAGCGCGGCCTATCTCTTCACGCGGCTGCTCGGCTCGCTCCCGCTGCCCGCGTTCCTGGTGCTCGCGGGCGCCGCCGTCGTGCTCCGGGTGGACGCGGCGCGACGCAAGGGCGAGCGCGCCGAGGACGTGCGGCGCGCGGTGATCCGGCGCGGGCTGATGGTGGTCGTGTGGGGCTACGCCGCCAACGCCGCCTACGCGCTGATGGACGGCTGGGACGGCCTCGAGACCTTCCTCCGGGCCGACGTGTTGCACGTGATCGGCCTGTCGATCGTGGCGTTCGCGTTCTTCGGGATCCGGGGCGCCTCGATCCCCGAGAAGCGCCCGCTCGTCGCGGCCGCGCTCGGGCTCGCGCTGGTGCCGACCCTGATCTGCCCGTGGGTGAGCGACCTGTCGGTGCCGGCCCCGCTCCGCTTCGTGGCCGGTCTCTTCGTCGACGTGCCGGGCGTGACCCTCATGCCGTTCGTGCCGCTCGCCTCGTGGCTCGCGGTGGGGGCGCTGACCAGCCTCGCGATGCTGCGCGCGCGCGAGCGGGCTCCTGGGCCGAAGAGCCGCGCCGGCGCGCCGACGCGCACGCTGCTCGTGATCGCGGGGCTCGGCCTCGGCGCCGCCTTCGCGGGCAGCTGGGCCACCACGGCCATGGTCGAGGCGCTCGGCGGGACGCTGTCGCGCGCGCACCCCGCGGTGTGGGCGAACGCGCTCGATCTCGCGGGCCGCGGCGTCTTCGTGCTCGCCGTCGCGGCGCTCGCCTCGCTGGTGCTCCCCGCGCGGGCCCGCGCGATCCTCATCCGCCTCGGACAGGGCTCGCTCGTCGCCTACGTCTTCCACATCCCGTTCTGCTACGGGCGCCTCGGCGCGCCGATCCGCGGGCAGCTCGACATGCTCGCTGCGAGCGCCTTCGTGCTGGCGCTCATGGTCGTCAGCTGGCTGGTGGTGTGGGGCCGCGACCGGCTTCAGTCCTCCGGGTCGATGGCCTCGAGCTGA